One window of Mangrovibacterium diazotrophicum genomic DNA carries:
- the infB gene encoding translation initiation factor IF-2, translated as MTIGNKNTRLNKVAREFNVGIHTIVEFLHKKGFDVDNNPNTKISDEAYHLLEKEYKNDISLKKESEKINLKSQRNKKETITLDDMHEEDVSPEEEEDYGSDEIRITDHSSSKHDLPGKSKPVEEKPEEFKSNTRHLDGPKVLGKIDLNGPKKEKPEPKAPEAEKAPAPAPAPPVESKKEEVVEKPAPQEPVQAKTVPQAEEPIKAEESKQEEKSKEPAETEQMPTNIPKVDEVKVVGKIDLSSINQKTRPAKKSKKQKEDERREREKQKRQGQNAGQELNQDRRDSEIRTNVNRLSGPTVVGKIDLPDNQQNRGNQSQNQNSDPKKKRRRIQKDASGRITVGNKPQGPGQGGPGGQGGQGGQGGGQRHGGSMAGKVKKRVIKAEISDEDVQKQIKDTLARLTSGKGKSKGSKYRRDKRNAASERAAAEHERESAEKNILKVTEFVSVAELATMMDVGVNEVISSCMSLGLFVSINQRLDAETMSIVAEEFGYKVEFVSADILEAIEEDDTLPDEVHSRAPIVTVMGHVDHGKTSLLDYIRNANVIAGEAGGITQHIGAYNVTLDDGREITFLDTPGHEAFTAMRARGAQVTDIAIIIVAADDDIMPQTKEAINHAQAAGVPIVFAINKIDKPGANPEKIKEGLANLNFLVEEWGGKYQSQDISAKKGTNVDELLEKVLLEAEMLDLKANDEKRAVGTIIESSLDRGRGYVATVLVQNGTLRQGDIVLAGQYFGHVKAMFNERNQRIQEAGPSEPVIILGLDGAPQAGDKFNVLENEREARQIANKREQLAREQGLRTQKHITLDEIGRRIAIGNFQELNLIVKGDVDGSIEALSDSLIKLSTEEIQVNVIHKAVGAISESDIMLATASDAIIVGFQVRPTVQARRLAEKEEVDIRLYSIIYDAINEITSAMEGMLSPEIKEEILGTAEVQETFKITKVGTVAGCIVRDGKIIRTASHKVRIIRDGIVIYTGQLGSLKRFKDDVKEVAKGYECGLNIDGYNDIKIGDFIESFHEIEVAKTL; from the coding sequence ATGACAATTGGCAATAAAAATACGCGACTTAATAAGGTAGCACGAGAGTTTAATGTTGGGATTCATACCATTGTAGAATTTCTTCACAAGAAGGGATTCGACGTGGACAACAATCCAAACACTAAAATTTCGGACGAGGCTTATCATTTGCTTGAAAAAGAATATAAGAATGATATTTCTCTGAAAAAAGAGTCTGAAAAGATCAACCTGAAAAGTCAGCGTAACAAAAAAGAAACAATTACTCTGGATGATATGCACGAGGAGGACGTTTCGCCGGAGGAAGAAGAAGACTACGGCTCTGACGAAATCCGCATTACCGACCATAGTAGTTCGAAACATGATTTGCCAGGTAAATCCAAGCCGGTTGAAGAAAAACCGGAAGAGTTTAAATCGAATACCAGACATCTGGACGGACCCAAAGTATTGGGTAAAATCGATTTGAACGGACCTAAAAAAGAGAAACCGGAACCAAAAGCTCCAGAAGCAGAAAAGGCACCTGCTCCTGCACCTGCGCCACCGGTAGAGTCGAAGAAAGAGGAAGTTGTTGAAAAGCCTGCTCCGCAAGAACCGGTTCAAGCCAAAACTGTTCCTCAAGCTGAAGAACCCATTAAGGCTGAAGAAAGCAAGCAAGAGGAAAAATCTAAAGAACCGGCAGAGACGGAACAAATGCCAACGAATATCCCCAAAGTAGACGAAGTTAAAGTTGTTGGGAAGATTGATCTTTCCAGCATCAACCAAAAGACCAGACCTGCGAAGAAATCGAAAAAGCAAAAAGAGGACGAACGCAGAGAACGTGAAAAGCAAAAACGCCAGGGCCAAAACGCCGGGCAGGAACTCAATCAGGATCGCAGAGATTCTGAAATCCGCACAAATGTTAACCGACTTTCAGGTCCGACCGTAGTTGGAAAAATTGATTTACCCGACAATCAACAGAATCGCGGTAACCAATCTCAAAACCAAAATTCGGATCCGAAAAAGAAACGTCGCCGTATCCAAAAAGATGCTTCCGGTAGAATTACCGTTGGCAACAAACCACAAGGACCAGGTCAAGGTGGACCAGGAGGACAAGGTGGTCAGGGCGGCCAAGGCGGTGGTCAGAGACATGGTGGCTCAATGGCCGGCAAGGTTAAAAAGCGGGTTATTAAAGCCGAGATTAGCGACGAAGATGTACAAAAGCAAATTAAAGATACGCTAGCTCGCCTGACCTCAGGAAAAGGAAAATCCAAAGGATCAAAATATCGTCGTGACAAGCGTAATGCAGCCAGCGAGCGTGCAGCCGCCGAACACGAAAGAGAATCGGCAGAAAAGAACATTCTGAAAGTAACCGAATTCGTTTCGGTTGCTGAACTGGCAACCATGATGGATGTTGGTGTGAACGAAGTAATCTCATCTTGTATGAGCCTTGGTTTGTTCGTATCAATCAACCAACGTTTGGACGCTGAAACCATGTCGATTGTTGCTGAGGAATTCGGATACAAAGTTGAATTCGTCAGCGCCGACATCCTCGAAGCGATTGAGGAAGATGATACTTTACCGGACGAAGTACACTCACGTGCACCGATCGTAACTGTGATGGGACACGTTGACCACGGTAAAACATCGCTGTTGGACTACATCCGTAATGCCAACGTAATTGCCGGTGAAGCCGGGGGTATCACCCAGCACATTGGTGCGTACAACGTAACCTTGGACGACGGACGCGAAATTACCTTCCTGGATACTCCGGGTCACGAGGCCTTTACCGCGATGCGTGCGAGGGGTGCTCAGGTAACCGACATCGCAATCATCATCGTAGCTGCCGACGACGACATCATGCCTCAAACGAAAGAAGCGATCAACCACGCGCAGGCAGCGGGTGTTCCAATCGTCTTCGCGATTAACAAGATTGACAAACCGGGTGCAAATCCGGAGAAAATAAAAGAAGGATTGGCCAACCTCAACTTCCTGGTTGAAGAATGGGGTGGTAAATACCAATCACAAGATATTTCAGCTAAAAAAGGTACCAACGTCGACGAATTGTTGGAGAAAGTACTGTTGGAAGCTGAAATGCTTGACCTGAAAGCTAACGACGAAAAACGTGCTGTTGGTACGATCATCGAATCGTCACTCGACCGCGGTCGTGGTTACGTAGCAACCGTATTGGTTCAAAACGGTACACTCCGCCAAGGCGACATCGTATTGGCTGGACAGTACTTCGGACACGTGAAAGCGATGTTCAACGAACGTAACCAACGCATCCAGGAAGCTGGTCCGTCAGAACCGGTGATCATTCTTGGTTTGGACGGTGCACCACAAGCGGGTGACAAGTTCAACGTACTGGAGAATGAACGTGAAGCTCGCCAGATTGCCAACAAACGTGAACAGTTGGCTCGCGAACAAGGCTTGCGTACTCAGAAACATATTACGCTGGATGAAATCGGTCGTCGTATCGCTATCGGTAACTTCCAGGAATTGAACTTGATTGTTAAAGGTGACGTGGACGGTTCAATCGAAGCATTGTCCGACTCATTGATCAAGCTTTCAACAGAAGAAATTCAGGTGAATGTGATCCACAAAGCTGTGGGTGCGATCTCCGAATCAGATATCATGTTGGCAACTGCATCCGATGCGATTATTGTCGGCTTCCAGGTTCGTCCTACTGTTCAGGCTCGTCGTCTGGCAGAGAAAGAAGAAGTGGATATCCGCCTGTACTCAATCATCTACGATGCGATCAACGAGATCACTTCAGCGATGGAAGGTATGCTTTCACCGGAGATCAAAGAAGAAATTCTTGGTACCGCCGAAGTTCAGGAAACCTTCAAGATTACCAAAGTGGGAACCGTTGCCGGTTGTATTGTTCGCGACGGAAAAATTATCCGTACGGCAAGTCACAAAGTTCGGATTATCCGCGATGGCATCGTCATCTACACCGGTCAGCTTGGTTCACTGAAACGTTTCAAAGACGACGTGAAAGAAGTTGCTAAAGGTTACGAATGTGGTTTGAACATTGATGGATACAACGACATCAAAATCGGTGACTTCATCGAATCGTTCCACGAAATCGAAGTGGCAAAAACACTGTAA
- the lpxD gene encoding UDP-3-O-(3-hydroxymyristoyl)glucosamine N-acyltransferase has product MEFKAITIAEFLKGKVEGDENVSVSNVSKIEEGKPGTLAFLANPKYEKYVYDTQASIVLVKNDFVPEKPVSCTLIRVEDPYQSMAALLELYQQSKPQKFGIEQPSFIDGSAKMGDNIYVGAFAYVGANVAIGDSSKIYPQTYIGNNVKIGNNTIIYAGAKIYDDCVIGNNCIIHAGAVIGADGFGFAPTPDGSYKKIEQVGNVVIEDDVEIGANATIDCSTMGSTIIRKGAKLDNLIQIAHNCEVGENTVMAAMTGVAGSTKIGKNCIVAGHVGVAGHLNVGDRVTIGAMAGITNNVKEGKTVLGAPAMDHDRALKTFVVYRRLPEMRETLNDLQKEVKELKAKLNEE; this is encoded by the coding sequence ATGGAATTTAAAGCAATCACCATTGCCGAATTTCTGAAAGGAAAAGTAGAAGGCGATGAAAATGTTAGCGTAAGCAATGTGTCTAAAATAGAGGAGGGTAAGCCCGGGACGCTCGCTTTTTTAGCTAACCCAAAATATGAGAAATACGTGTACGACACGCAAGCGTCGATCGTATTGGTGAAGAACGATTTTGTGCCGGAAAAACCAGTATCCTGCACGCTGATCAGAGTCGAAGATCCTTACCAGTCAATGGCTGCTTTGCTCGAATTATACCAGCAGTCGAAACCACAGAAATTTGGTATCGAACAGCCTTCGTTTATAGATGGCAGTGCAAAAATGGGCGACAATATTTATGTCGGCGCTTTTGCTTACGTCGGTGCGAACGTGGCCATTGGCGACAGTTCAAAAATATATCCGCAAACCTACATTGGTAACAATGTGAAAATCGGAAACAATACAATTATTTATGCCGGTGCAAAAATCTACGACGATTGTGTGATCGGTAATAATTGTATCATCCACGCCGGAGCTGTTATTGGCGCCGACGGATTTGGTTTTGCTCCAACACCCGATGGTAGCTATAAAAAGATTGAACAGGTAGGTAATGTTGTCATCGAAGACGACGTTGAGATTGGTGCCAATGCCACAATCGACTGTTCAACCATGGGCTCAACAATTATTCGCAAAGGTGCGAAATTGGATAACCTGATTCAGATTGCTCACAACTGTGAAGTTGGTGAGAACACGGTAATGGCTGCGATGACGGGTGTTGCCGGATCGACAAAAATCGGTAAAAACTGTATTGTTGCCGGACACGTTGGCGTTGCCGGTCACCTGAATGTGGGTGATCGTGTGACGATTGGTGCGATGGCCGGAATCACAAATAATGTAAAAGAAGGAAAGACAGTTCTTGGTGCTCCAGCAATGGATCACGACCGTGCCTTGAAAACCTTCGTGGTTTACAGGCGTCTGCCAGAAATGCGTGAAACGCTGAATGATCTTCAGAAAGAAGTAAAAGAATTGAAAGCAAAATTAAACGAAGAATAA
- the nusA gene encoding transcription termination factor NusA, translating into MDTINLIDTFSEFKDLKNIDRVTMMSVLEDVFRNVLQKTYGTDENFDIIINIDKGDFEIWRNRTVVADDEISDPNLEISLTAAKRIDEDYEIGEEVTDEVKLKDFGRRAILNLRQNLASRILELEKDHIYNKYKNKIGDIVAGEVYQVWKKEILILDDEGNELLLPKQEQIPSDYFRKGDTLRAVVYKVDLRNNNPVIILSRTSPVFLERLFELEVPEIFDGLITIKKIVRVPGERAKVAVESYDERIDPVGACVGMKGSRIHGIVRELRNENIDVINFSNNLQLFIQRALNPAKITSIKIHEENKRADVYLKPEEVSLAIGKGGLNIRLASQLTGYEIDVYREMAADEEDVNLDEFADEIESWVLDELKSIGCDTAKNVLSLSRNDLIKRTDLEEETIDDILRILRSEFE; encoded by the coding sequence ATGGATACGATTAATCTTATCGATACCTTTTCCGAATTCAAAGACCTGAAAAACATTGATCGGGTCACCATGATGAGCGTTCTCGAGGACGTTTTCCGCAATGTGCTGCAAAAAACTTACGGCACCGATGAGAATTTCGACATCATTATCAACATTGACAAAGGTGACTTTGAGATCTGGCGAAACCGGACTGTGGTTGCGGATGACGAAATCAGCGACCCCAACCTGGAAATTTCCCTGACTGCAGCCAAAAGAATTGACGAAGATTACGAAATCGGCGAAGAAGTAACCGATGAAGTAAAACTGAAAGATTTTGGTCGCCGCGCCATCCTGAACCTGCGCCAAAACCTGGCCAGCCGGATTTTAGAATTGGAAAAAGACCATATCTATAATAAATATAAGAACAAGATCGGCGACATCGTTGCCGGTGAAGTTTACCAGGTGTGGAAAAAGGAAATCCTGATTTTGGATGACGAAGGCAACGAATTGTTGCTTCCGAAACAGGAACAAATTCCTTCTGACTACTTCCGTAAAGGCGACACCTTGCGTGCCGTTGTTTATAAGGTAGATCTTCGGAACAACAACCCGGTCATCATCCTTTCAAGAACTTCTCCTGTATTCCTCGAGCGTTTATTCGAACTGGAAGTACCGGAAATTTTCGACGGCTTGATTACCATTAAAAAGATTGTTCGTGTTCCGGGAGAACGGGCTAAAGTTGCTGTTGAATCATACGACGAGCGCATCGACCCGGTTGGAGCATGCGTTGGTATGAAAGGTTCACGTATTCACGGTATTGTTCGTGAATTGCGCAACGAAAATATCGACGTGATCAACTTCTCGAACAACCTGCAACTGTTTATTCAGCGTGCGTTGAACCCGGCTAAAATTACATCCATCAAAATTCACGAGGAGAATAAAAGAGCGGATGTATACCTGAAACCGGAAGAAGTATCACTGGCAATTGGTAAAGGTGGTTTAAATATTCGCCTGGCCAGCCAACTTACGGGCTACGAAATCGATGTATATCGTGAAATGGCAGCCGACGAAGAAGACGTAAATCTGGACGAATTTGCAGACGAAATTGAAAGCTGGGTGCTTGATGAGTTGAAGTCAATTGGTTGTGACACCGCGAAAAACGTGTTGAGCCTTAGCCGCAATGACTTGATCAAGAGAACTGACCTGGAAGAAGAAACCATTGATGATATTCTTCGAATTCTTCGTTCTGAGTTCGAGTAA
- the rimP gene encoding ribosome assembly cofactor RimP: protein MIDKKRIVQLIEEKLTDDQFIVDVEVSPANQISVQIDSENGITIDTCVAVSRQIEGNLDREVEDFELQVSSAGLGQPFKVFRQYVKNINRDVEVVLKDGKKMEGILKSADENGFEFETSQKEKIEGKKKKELVTRLHQFSFEEVKTVKNIIKF, encoded by the coding sequence ATGATTGACAAAAAAAGAATCGTTCAACTGATTGAAGAGAAACTGACGGATGACCAGTTCATTGTTGATGTTGAAGTCAGTCCGGCTAACCAGATCTCGGTGCAGATCGACAGCGAAAATGGGATTACCATCGACACATGTGTTGCTGTTAGCCGCCAGATCGAGGGAAACCTGGATCGCGAAGTTGAAGACTTCGAACTACAGGTGTCGTCAGCCGGATTGGGACAACCTTTTAAAGTTTTTCGCCAGTACGTGAAAAACATTAACCGCGATGTAGAGGTTGTTTTAAAAGACGGCAAGAAAATGGAAGGCATTTTGAAAAGTGCCGACGAAAACGGATTTGAGTTCGAGACTTCGCAAAAAGAGAAGATCGAAGGCAAAAAGAAAAAGGAGCTGGTAACGCGGCTTCATCAATTTTCGTTTGAAGAAGTAAAAACAGTAAAGAATATTATAAAATTTTAA
- a CDS encoding HD domain-containing protein gives MKTNKKKIINDPVFGFITIQSELIFDLIEHPYFQRLRRIKQLGLSCIVFPGANHTRFEHAIGAVYLMRSAIADLRIKGVKITDDELEAATVAILLHDIGHGPFSHALEYSIVEGLVHERISVLLMEDLNQQFDGRLTKAIQIFKNEYPKKFLHQLVASQLDVDRLDYLRRDSFFTGVTEGVVGSDRIIRMLNVRNDELVVEAKGIYSIEKFLIARRLMYWQVYLHKTVLSAEFLLVNVLKRAKELAMTGVPVFATPSLSVFLENKISLEHFQNGDTFMGRSLLSVFASLEDDDVIASIKQWQYHSDPILSYLAGCLINRKLFRIKLQNSKFKESQVAALKEKVEKKFGVSGRELEYFLVQDSITNNAYITDDNKINILQKNGKICEINQASDINLSGLSHTVRKYFVCYPKELDIR, from the coding sequence TTGAAAACAAACAAGAAAAAGATTATCAACGATCCGGTATTTGGGTTCATTACAATTCAGTCCGAACTGATTTTCGATTTAATAGAACATCCTTACTTTCAGCGATTAAGACGTATTAAGCAATTGGGCTTATCCTGCATTGTGTTCCCGGGGGCCAATCACACCCGTTTCGAGCACGCTATCGGTGCCGTTTATTTGATGCGCTCTGCCATTGCCGATTTGCGTATTAAAGGGGTGAAAATAACCGACGATGAGTTGGAGGCGGCCACGGTCGCTATTTTGTTGCACGATATTGGGCACGGTCCATTCTCGCACGCGCTCGAATATTCAATAGTGGAAGGTTTGGTGCACGAGCGGATCTCGGTTCTGTTGATGGAGGATCTCAATCAACAATTTGATGGGCGACTGACAAAAGCCATCCAGATATTCAAAAATGAGTATCCCAAAAAGTTTTTGCATCAACTTGTAGCTAGCCAACTCGACGTGGACCGGCTTGATTATCTGCGGCGCGACAGTTTTTTCACGGGCGTTACCGAAGGGGTTGTCGGATCAGATCGGATTATTCGAATGTTGAATGTTCGGAATGATGAATTGGTTGTTGAAGCGAAGGGGATTTATTCGATCGAGAAGTTTTTGATAGCGAGACGATTGATGTACTGGCAGGTGTATTTGCATAAAACGGTGTTGTCGGCCGAGTTTTTATTAGTCAATGTGTTGAAGCGAGCGAAAGAATTAGCCATGACCGGTGTGCCGGTTTTTGCAACTCCCAGCCTTTCCGTTTTTCTTGAAAATAAAATCAGCCTGGAGCATTTTCAAAATGGCGATACCTTTATGGGGCGTTCGTTGCTCTCTGTTTTTGCAAGCCTGGAGGATGATGATGTTATCGCCTCAATCAAGCAGTGGCAATACCACAGCGACCCGATTCTTTCTTATCTGGCGGGTTGTTTGATCAATCGAAAATTGTTCCGGATAAAACTGCAGAATTCGAAATTCAAGGAAAGCCAGGTAGCGGCATTGAAAGAAAAAGTAGAAAAAAAATTCGGGGTTTCGGGTCGGGAGCTGGAATACTTCTTAGTTCAGGATTCGATCACGAATAATGCATATATCACAGATGATAACAAGATTAACATTTTGCAGAAGAATGGAAAAATCTGCGAAATCAATCAGGCATCTGATATTAATTTATCAGGGTTATCGCACACAGTGAGGAAATATTTTGTGTGTTATCCGAAAGAATTGGACATTAGGTAA